In Rhodohalobacter sp. 614A, the sequence AAGCCGAAGCTCAGAAGTCGCCGACCCAACAGTTCACCGACAAATTTGAAAAGTATTTTGTACCGTCCGTGTTAGTATTAGTGGTGATATTGAATTTTGCTTTTCTGGTTATAGATGAATCTTTTTCAGCAAGTTTTTATCGGGCCATGGCGGTTCTTGTGGCAGCAAGTCCCTGTGCACTGGCTATTTCTACGCCCAGCGCAGTGCTTAGCGGTGTAGGACGAGCCGCAAGAGGTGGAGTTCTGATAAAAGGCGGTCGCCCCCTTGAAAACCTTGGAATATTAAAGGCGTTAGCTTTTGATAAAACCGGAACCCTCACAGAAGGCGAGCCCAGACTTACTGATGTGATCACCTTTGGTGATACGGAGGAAAACGAGTTGTTAAAAGTAGCTGTAGCTGTAGAAAGTTTAAGTGATCACCCCCTCGCTGATGCCGTGGTGCGTGATGGAAAAGAGAAGTTAGGGGAAACTGATTTTCCCGAAGCCGAAGATCTTGAATCCATTACAGGGCGGGGAGTAAAAGCAACGATTAAAGATATAACAGTGTATATCGGGAATGCGGAGCTATTTGAAGAGGCCGATGGCATTAAACTCTCTGAAGACCTTAAACGAAGTGTAGAAGAATTGGAAGGAGAAGGGAAAACGACTATGATTGTTCGTCATGGTGATCGATATCTTGGTATGCTTGGGCTGATGGATACCCCACGAGAGGATGCCAAGGAGGTTATTCAAAAACTGCGGGACATGGGCTTGACACACCTGATCATGCTTACGGGCGACAATCAGCGGGTGGCCGATGCTGTTGCTAAAGAGATCGGTATCGACGACCCAAAAGGTAATTTACTGCCTGAAGACAAGGTGGAAGCTGTCAAAAAGCTTCGTGAAGAGGAAGGCGACGTAGCGATGGTAGGCGATGGCGTCAACGATGCTCCGGCCATGGCCAACAGCACAGTGGGCATTGCTATGGGAGCAGCCGGATCAGATGTGGCCCTTGAAACAGCCGATGTAGCTTTAATGGCCGACAAGATTTCCGTTCTTCCGTTTGCTATCGGACTGAGCCGCAAAACCAAATCGATCATCAAGCAGAACCTGTGGATCAGCCTGGGTATGGTGGCTCTGCTTGTGCCAGCTACGATTTTTGGCCTGAGCATGGGTTGGGCAGTCATCGGCCACGAAGGGTCAACAGTAGTTGTGGTATTTAATGCGTTGAGGTTGTTAGCTTACAAATCCTAACCTATTCAAAGATAAATTAGCTCGGCCAATATGTTGCACACTATAACTAAAGCAGTAAGCTTTTTCCTGATACTATTTATTGCAGCAACTTCTTCTGTAGACGCCGGGCAACCTAAACTTTCGCCGGAAGCTCAGGTCAGTCTCCTTACGACTTCTTCCGGTGCTGAATTGTACACTTTGTTTGGCCATACTGCCTTGCGCATTTACGACCCGGAAGCAGGTGTAGATCGCGCATATAATTATGGTACTTTTGATTTCAACGCTCCAGGGTTTTATTGGAAATTTGCCCTCGGCGATCTGCGATATTTTCTTTCGGTGAACAAGTTTGAGAATGCAAAAAAAGCATATTTGAATGACGGCCGCATTATTACTGAACAGCGATTAAATCTAACAGAGAATCAAACCAAACGCTTGTATGATTTTTTGGAGAATAACGCCCGGCCCGAAAATCGATATTATTCCTATGAGTTCTTCTATGATAACTGTACCACCCGGATCTATGAGGCTGTCAAGGCAGTAGCTGGGGATTCAATCCATTTTCAAGAGCCGCAAAATTCGGCAAAGAATAGTTTTCGGCAGTTTATTAATCCCTACGTGAAATCCGTTTCCTGGGTAAAATTTGGGATTAACTTGCTGTTGGGTACTCCCGCCGACCGCAACCCACCCGAGTCGGAAACGCTGTTCTTACCCGACCTGTTAAAAGAGGGATTTTCACACGCTCGGATACAGCAAGCTGATACAAGTCTTGCCTTGGTTTCAGAGCAGAGATTTTATGCTCCTCAGAAACGGTCTGTCATTAGTCCTGCGAGAGTAAGCCCCACTTTAAGCTTTTGGTTTTTGCTGATTACAAGCCTGCTTGCCGGGTTTTTCTATAGAACTAATCACACATTCTGGTTTTGGTTCGACCGTC encodes:
- a CDS encoding lipoprotein N-acyltransferase Lnb domain-containing protein, which codes for MLHTITKAVSFFLILFIAATSSVDAGQPKLSPEAQVSLLTTSSGAELYTLFGHTALRIYDPEAGVDRAYNYGTFDFNAPGFYWKFALGDLRYFLSVNKFENAKKAYLNDGRIITEQRLNLTENQTKRLYDFLENNARPENRYYSYEFFYDNCTTRIYEAVKAVAGDSIHFQEPQNSAKNSFRQFINPYVKSVSWVKFGINLLLGTPADRNPPESETLFLPDLLKEGFSHARIQQADTSLALVSEQRFYAPQKRSVISPARVSPTLSFWFLLITSLLAGFFYRTNHTFWFWFDRLLFGIIGLIGVLIIFLWFFSSYPSTKWNWNIVWSAPALSAFIFSFMGRKRLSENYKVFLVLYAAILLLFLLSWSFIPQQIPSAILPLLFLLGFRSIKKQSESVNQEMVNVL